GTTACCAGCTGCGGGGCCATTCCTATTCAGCTCGCCTTCTTCGTCTGCGGAGGAGCAGATTGTACACGCGGAGTCCGTACAGGCGAGATCAGCCAGTAGGCCATGCCGACGAAGACGCCGCCGCCGATGATGTTGCCGAGCGTAACCGGAATCATGTTGTGGAACCAGCCGGCGAGGCTTACGGTCTCCGGGTGATTCGGCAGCAGCACCGCTACGCTGAGCAGCGTCATGTTCGCAACGCTGTGTTCATAGCCGCTGGCGATGAAGGCGAACAGACACCACCAGATCAGCACCAGCTTGGCAGCTTCACTCTTGGCGCGTGAGGACATCCACAGCGCCAGGCAGACCAGCCAGTTACAGAGGATGCCGCGGAAGAACAGCTCCGAGAACGGCAGGCTCATTTTCTTGGCGGCGGCCGCGAAGATCAGATGCTCGGCAGGCGCGGCCTTGAAGAGGCCTGATCCCTGGATCAGCAGAGCCAGCACCACAGCCCCCGCTACATTGCCGAGGAATACCAGGGCCCAGTTCTTCAGCGTATCCCAAATTGTAGTCCTTCCGGCAAGTGTGCTTACTGTGAAGAACATATTATTGCCGGTGAACAGCTCAGAGCCGGCGAACACCACCAGGGTCAGGGCAATCCCGAAGGATGCGCCCATAATCAGCGGCTGGAACGGGGACTTAATCGCTGCCAGCGGCGCCCCGAGCGAGAAGATCAGAATAATACCAATACC
This region of Paenibacillus sp. FSL K6-1096 genomic DNA includes:
- a CDS encoding formate/nitrite transporter family protein, coding for MFTQSVENIVETAVGKRDKMNESLPKYFLAALLAGAYVGIGIILIFSLGAPLAAIKSPFQPLIMGASFGIALTLVVFAGSELFTGNNMFFTVSTLAGRTTIWDTLKNWALVFLGNVAGAVVLALLIQGSGLFKAAPAEHLIFAAAAKKMSLPFSELFFRGILCNWLVCLALWMSSRAKSEAAKLVLIWWCLFAFIASGYEHSVANMTLLSVAVLLPNHPETVSLAGWFHNMIPVTLGNIIGGGVFVGMAYWLISPVRTPRVQSAPPQTKKAS